aatggtctaATTAactgaaaagtatcattttagtTGGAATTCAAATTTAACTTGTTTACAATGACATATGTGTGAATATTACAAGAGTTCATTGTAATCACGTTACGCGTTTTAGCCTAATTTTTACCATGTCGTTATATGTGAGAAATTTTTATGTGCACGGGTTTGATGTTCCGAATTTAAACTCATATTACATGCATTAATTTGTGTTGACGGTTCCTAAAAAAACCATTAATAGAGAgggaaataattaaaatatatggaATTTAATAGTGATGATCACCAAATAGTTTGGGAATTGGGATCAGCTAAAAACAATCCAGATAAGGGAGAGTTTTCTTCTCTttggacaaaggggacatgatTGGGTAAAGAGGATTGAAAGTTAAGATAAACTGTCTCAAGTCTTCAGTAcaaaaaagttatgtttgtaagaGTGTAAAAGCCACAATAATGAGAAATGATTAcatctttattaaaaaaagccAGTCAGGTTCAGGGGCTTATTTATTAGAAGTGCCGCACTATTtgatttggggaaaaaagggTCTATACAGAACAAAATGTACACTTTGCATTTTTCTTAACTCATATACCGACCGCATAAAGTGatggtattatttttttttgaaacggggtgAGGGATTTAAACCTTGCTCATAAGAATGAtacatattatttttatcaCCTCAACTAGTGATTCGGGTGTGTTAAATAGATTGTATTTGTATAATCAACAAATCACTTGTGTTACATCAAGGGCGGAGCCAGGAAATAATGATGGGGTGGGTTAATATAAATGAACCACTCTTAAGTAAACATAAATAATTTTAGCTTAAAACCAATCACGTCTCATGTGCGCATGTCTTTATGTGTTTTGGTTCATCTTACAAGAGTCACCGGTGAATAAGATTTTAGGGTTAGTCCAAGAACAAAGACCCAATGTACATTGGACCCATGCTAGACTAGGGGCTTAATGGGATAGCAATgcgttttaatttttatttaaggaCTTAGACGTAATTATATAGATTCTAATAATCAAAAGAGGCCGGGCGACTTGAGCCCATAAGATAAGTATCTAGTAAAATAAGTTTATAGCATATATCTTATATAAATTCGATTACTTACTCGTTATGTCTTGCACTCTTCTTCTATGGGAGTGCCGCAACATTCGACCTTCACCAATCCATTGCCTTTGTCGCACTTATTCAAGAGTacttggggtggggtggggtggggttgggggggggggggggggggtgtcatttgtattttgtacaatacatacacacacactcgACAAACTAATTGCGATCCAAAGTATCATCGACCAAAAGCTTGTGGTTCATGTGCAACTGACTTAGGGATTGAAGCCTCTAATCATGTGAGTCCTCATGGTGGGGACGCACCGTTTCATGTGCAACAAATATTATTACTCATAAAtggattaattattaattattacatAGTGCAAACTTATGTTAGCTAGAAATAGTAcaggtttttttaaaaaaaatatatttcatttttttatggaGAAATAGTACAACTTTATTTGGGTATTGTCAGTCTGGCGTATTAAAATGAATCTGGTTTAATCAAACACTTGGTGATGTATTAACTACCAGCACAATCCTTTCTTACTAATTTTAGAGAAATACTTAGATTAATGAAGTTGTTACTCTAGACAGTTCCAGATCCGGTAGACCACTACCCGGTTAGGGATGAGAAACTTCAAGACCAAAAGTAAACTGCAAACAAATTAGCTAAAGAAACACAAACGAGAAGAGAGATAAATTAGAATCCAGGCCTTGGAACAGAGATTCTATGTGGTCCAAGTAAATCAATGCTGCAGTTGGACACTTGCATTTCTGGATCAAAAACAACACAGCAGAGCACCATCCCTAGAGAGTAGAATGTAATAATTCTATATCCACGCCTTTAAAACATGGTCCGTATTTTAAACCCGCATGGGAGAATTCCTAATAGTATAAACTTACATTAACTTATCCAGACAGACAGCTAGGCAGGGGTCACAAAACGAGTTGAACCCCCACAAATGATTAGACTACAAGACAGAGGCAACCAATTTGACGGGGGAGAGAGCGAAAGGTTTGTGTAGCCAAATCTAATCACAAGAGTTCAAGAGCTGCTTCCTCTCTAAAACAAATTATaaagaacatatatataaatgaagatACTATAAATCCAGAAACAGGTGGGGGGATTGCACACAAGCCATGTGAGTGAGACACCAGCAAAGAAGAGATAACCAACCATTCCCAGCTGCTGCTGCAATGTATTTGATACTCCTAGGCATTCTCTGCTGGAACATGACCTACAATGCCAAAGTTTTTGGCATGTTTGGGCCTCCATTCAGACCTTCCCCTCAAAATCTCATCTCCATTATCAAGGCGAAGCAAGTGCTGGCACTCAACATCACCAGCATTTCCCAAATTTCCGATGGAAGCACCAGAGATAGCGGTTAGGGACTGCAGCACGCTGTCCCTTCCACATTCCCTCCTGTACTCTAAAGTCAAGGAAGAAAGCTCATGACTCTCTAGGATTGGCTGCGGAGCGCTCTGCAATAACCAGTATCATAAAGACGAAACAAAATGAACTTTACAATCAAGGAGCAAAACTTTACGTTGCATGCATGACAAACAAGCCAACATAAAGTACACGTTTAACCAATGTATTAACATTTCATATGATAGCTTCACAAATTGTCTTATTTTTTCCACCAATGCTTCCTTTATTCCTCAATATAGAGTCTCTAACCTTGGTGGAAAGCCTCATAAAATGGAGGCTGGCTGAACATAGAATTTTAACCAATTGGTCGAATCAGTCAGATGACGGACTAGAGCCAACTAATCACAGCCAGTGAGTTGGcatttcttccaaaaaaaattagttatAGGCTATCAAAGCATATTTCTAGATGTGAAAAGTCCTAATATCTGGCCATCATTTAAAGTCTGCTTCagtaaataatagaaaaaatggTAATGTGCAATGCATTTACCGAGATAACAAGAAAATGCCAAAATGGCAACACAGGTGCTAAAGCCTAAAAGCCATATGTGAAACACTGTCAGTTCAAGGCTCGATTATTAGTTTTCATTGATCCAAAGATGAGATGACTCAAGTTTGCTAGACAGGAAGCTCGGTGACCAGATATCCCACATAACAAGCATAATAAATTACTTAGTGAAGATAAAAATTCAACTGCAACAGGATAAAAAATAAACTTCTCAGGCCAAGAAATTTTACCTCAAGGATCCAGCCAATGTACTTCACATTGTTAACATGCTGGTTGATATCTAAATCACTCCATCTAGGCTGCAGAACAGATAAAGTAACAATAAAGcgaaaaattttgaaattcaagAAGATACTATTCAAGTATTATAATAAATATCACTAGGTAAAACCTTTTGACTTACAGTTAAACCTTTACAAACAATGTCCGCTGTATTGTCATCAAGTTTTGGTAGTTTTCTGCTGTCCTCGTCAACAACAGGATCAGAATTCAAAAAATAAGGCCCAATTTCTGCTCTAACTTCTTCTGGAATCTTCGAAAATCTCCTCGTCAGTTTATTCATCATCACATAAACGCTAAAGATAATCAAAACAAACAACATATTAGTACTGTTTTTGATATCTTTTTATTATACCACATCACAATATAATGAAAAGTTGCTTCTCTATCAACAATTTTCAAAGGTTATGCATCTTATGACTTGCCATATCGAACAAAATACTTAAATTCAACTGTAAATACTAATACAAGACTTTTTGTAATGAATACTGACAAAGTGATGgtgtaatttttaaaataaactgAAAAAGTAATTGAAATTTGTTAGTAGTCATCACTTGACATGCgcatgaaaatttgaaaattacatACAAATAATTGATCAATTTGTCTAAATTAAGTTGAGACATGCTCCCCCACATGAgcacaagcaaaaaaaaaaaaggagaaaaaaatatgTGGGATCATCTCCAGTACAACATATTACCCGGAAGCTCGAGTTAGAGTTTCACCAAGTTCCACCAGTTAATAAAGAGTCGGTTTCTATaaaaggtaaaaaaagaaaaaatatatatatataggataaaTCTCCAGTACAACATATTACCTGGAAGCTCGAGTTAGAGTTTCTCCATTTTTTGCATCGCGAACACGCCAATCAAAACGCATACCCTTTTTTCCTGAGGCACTCACCCAAGTATCTACTTGAACAACATCCCCCCTACAAGACATAATACATTAATAGCATTAGAATTTAACCCCCAAAATGAATTCCATAATTatcccaaaaatcaaaatttatatttaatacCCCTTATTTTCCAAGTATAACAACCTTCCATAAATGAATACATGAAGTAGATTCCTGTTAATTTTCTCGTAGACTCATGCAGCTAACCAAAAGTGGGATagaggctcggatgatgatgataaacaGCCTTCCATAAATTTCTTTAGCAGATAGTATCAAAATAGATGGCAACAATAATTTAGGCCAGTTGACTACTAAAGGATGCCCCAATTGGTTTTTAACGTAAGAAATATGCAATAATTAACTTCATGTACCTGTACCAGGATGAgcgaaaaacaatgaatttgcAAATTTATACTGATATAAAAAAGCATTTCAAGAAAAGGCCTTAGTTCACTCTGCTTCTGAACTGATGTCAAAAGCATGACTCAAATTGCCAAGAATATACTCAACCATATGACAATAAGCCAATAAGGAATTCAACGAGCCAATGTGAAACATAATGTAAAACAGTCAAAGCAAATACTAACACTAAGAAGGTAACCATTGATTCAATTACTGGCGCCCTAGAACTTTTCCCACTCACCATACGACTTGTAAAATCGCCCTCAAATCGCTGTCTAGCTTAACCAATGCTTGCCAGGGTGAGTCAAGTTGCCAAAGCCAAACCATGTAATTCTAAACTGTTCTATTTTCAGGTCAACAATGACCAAAAAAGCATTGGTCATACAAGGTATGGGACCTACTTAGAGTATTGGgattaaataaaataagttaaaaagggatttttttttttttgtcctgaCAGAGTGCTTGATACTTTCTGCTGAGGAACAGAAATACTTCTAATGTAAATTAGAACATGCACTGAGAAATGTGTTAAATTAACTAGTCAGGTAGAACATGCACTGAGAGATGTGTTAAATTAACTTGTGTATAGAGTAACTACTGGAGAAGAGGTTATGCCTTACCACGTAGGATAGCGATCTACAAGAACCTGCATTCTAGTGACCACCCATATCAGGTTTCTTTTGCTCATCTCTGGGGTGGAGCCAAATCCATCACCAAGCAGGCCTGCACACTTGACATGGTTGAGGGCCGTTTCCTGGCAGCCAAAGGGAAAATCAAGTTACCACTTGTTAGTAGATAGATCTAAAATAAActgtcagttttttttttttaaaaaggacaaaaaaaactcTTTATGGAGAACTCTAGTGTTATAAGACAAGGCTTTAGCATCACTAGGAGGCTAGCCATTTATCGTATATATATTCAGATCCacgatcaaataaaaaaattcccaTGGTACCTGTAAGTGATTCATTAACGTCTCTATGGATGCCATACGATCAGCACCAATTTCATATGATCTGATCGAGAAGTTCTGCCGAAATACAAGACCATCCTGAACAATTTTACCGATACCAAAAGGGTCAATTAGCATATCGGGCCGCCTCGGCTTCCAGTCAAGCATCATCCACTGCTTCTCTGCTGCCAAGAATATGGTTGTGATAGCAGCAAGAAGCAAGCTCCAATCAGGTAACTGGTTGATAAAAGTCCTTGGGGATAGTGATAGAACGCTGTCCACATTCTTCACACTCTCTGCAGAAGACCTCAAGCCAAGTGAGGTACCATTTATCTTAGAAGGGGCTTTGGTGTTTGCCTTGACTTTCAGACCACCACCTGAACCAGACTTTGACTTGATTCCTTCCAAATTGGGAGCACCAAGCTTGGTAGACTTTGCACCAGATTCGACAGATGAAGAAGCAGCTGGGAAGAATGACGCGGTAGCAGCAGTAGCAACCATGATGAAATTAATTGCAAACGATGAGTCAGTTGGAGTATCGCTTTTACTAAATTTCTTCAAATGTCTTCTTCTCAAATGACAATTTACAGCGGAGATAACATGGAATACTCAGCAAATCTCGCCAGACAGCAACATATCTCTGCATAACATTGAATAGCCAATCAGAACATATTACAGTTCAAGACAATAGGAAACTACAGGGTAAAAACAAATTCATTCCTTCGACAATTTCTGCCACTCATTAAGGATTTACATCACCTGATTTTGGGCTCTCATAATGAaaagaaggggggggggggggggggggagaagcACCACGAAAACAAAAATTCTCAACGCATATTGATTATTGAGATGAAAAATAACGAAAATAACACTAATGTCAATTATCAAAAAAGAGTATTCCGAGATTCTCTTTTGAAAAACAGGTCACTCCAGAAAGTTCAGAAAGCTAGATGGGTATCTTCACTTTCAATGACTTTTAAATTTTGACATTTCACGAGCTTAGGTTATGGTCCCCAAGCACTGAAATGCGTTGATGGCCGATTCAACGCCTCATTAGATCAGGAACATTGAACACAACAAAATAACAGTAActcacaaagaaagaaaaacaagccTACACGCATGTGGAGCTAAAAACAGAGCATATCTGACATTAGAGCAACGACCAAAGTATCAAATTacacaataaacccaacaaaagaaCCCATTTACGTTAACAAAGAAAGCAGCAGATTCAGCGAATTTCCTCATTCCATCAAAACCCGAGAAAGTAAAGGCATTTGGCAGCTGAGAAAAACGcacacaaattaaaaaaattcttaaatCTCAGATCTCTCCCATGAAAAGATATTAACAATTAACGTGAGCATCGAGCTTTCCGTATATACATAATCTCCATTTAAGCCTCCTTCACAGCTGCATTACCTAAATTCCTCCGTAAACAACAGATCAAAAAGAGAACATGAGAGAAAACGAAAAGCCAAACAACACAAGCTTACCTTGGTGAAGgagaaaataacaaagaaactGAGAAAATTCAATATGTTGGAATAAAGAAACTGAGAGGGAAAGGGCTATTGTGTCATTTCCGACCTGCAaaaacacacactctctctctcttttcttcctcttctaagGTTTGCGATCCCTTCcgttcctttttttcttctgtttcctTGTTTGTTGGTTTTTCTCTGAAAATGGGGTAGCCATGTACGAAATATCGAAGACGGGAGAAGAAATTAGGGCGAGTGATTCTGTGGAATGGTGACTACGTTTTATAGTAGTGAGTCAGTGACTCCACGTGGCTCCTCCCGCCTCTCCTTCGTTCAAAGCTCAATTTCTGAACAACTTTTGTCTATATATTTATTGGATAATGTTTGACATTTCCAAAATATCATTCCAAAAATATCCCAATTTAATATGAAATGTTAGATGTGTAATGAAacttatatgtatatttttaatcGATAACTATTTTAATATTACATAAATTTTAAAGAACTTTTGGAAATGATGATATTTTAAAAGTCTTTAACATTGTCCATACTTATTTACTACTTATttaatttctatacaatttcaaTGGTCCCAATTGTTAAGATGCAtggattaaaattaaaatatattttcgtCCGACACCTCAACAATTGGAATcccagtctttttttttatatatatatttaatctaAGTACACGTCGCGTTTGACCATGACATCATTCTAAACAAATCGAATTTGGCTCTCTAAAATTGACCTCTAATAGTATCATTAATTGCTTATGTGACACGTGGCATTTTCCTGACCCCATGAGCAAGAGGCTAATTAGATTCTCTTTcgtatggaaaaaaaatatttaattttttataatgcTTTGCACCACAAGATTAAGCATATATGTCCAATTAATcttcgtatttttttttcctggtttgtCAAGCTAACATGTATCCAAGTGTGGCCGTAGTGAGATtgtgtaattactaattaacaCCACCAAACtccaaatcttcttcttcttacttAGTGAACTCATTTTCTAAGCCAAAAGAGTTCAGGAGAACAAATACGTACGGATTAATATGTGTTTGTCCAAAATGAACAATATTCATTAGGCACATGGAGAGGTGAGTTGTTataattggtatcgaagctaaatttattttatatcaaCAAAATTTCTTAATAAAAATGTGTACAAGATGTGCACATTTAAAGTACTATAACATAAACAGATTATAATGTATAATTGTATGTGTTTTGTGAGCATGAATCTATGTTCCTTaagaaactatttttttttacaaatctATTGGAAGGTACTAATGCCACTCTGTCGACCAAGTCAATAGCTTACAAATTTGATAAAAAGTGGcattaatttgaaaattaaacatagaattcaattttattttgtgctttgaattccatttcattatttatgcaaaaaaaaggttttaattaggtcaactatatatatatctaattttATCTTCTCAATTGAATTTTTATTCCTGGTTTGACCCATCAGAATATTCCAGCATGCCAGATTATAAAGGATAGACCGATAGAGGTTGTTCAACTGTCTCTTTAATCCACAATCACAATCACAGTCACAATCACAATCGCTTACTAAAGGTAATTGCTAAATGCACATGAGTTTTGCTAAATGCACACAAACATGTTTTTTTGTGTATTATATGAATTGACAATTGACTTGacgtatgtgtatgtatgataTAACGGCGTTACTTTTTA
This genomic window from Tripterygium wilfordii isolate XIE 37 chromosome 9, ASM1340144v1, whole genome shotgun sequence contains:
- the LOC120005081 gene encoding palmitoyl-acyl carrier protein thioesterase, chloroplastic-like, translating into MVATAATASFFPAASSSVESGAKSTKLGAPNLEGIKSKSGSGGGLKVKANTKAPSKINGTSLGLRSSAESVKNVDSVLSLSPRTFINQLPDWSLLLAAITTIFLAAEKQWMMLDWKPRRPDMLIDPFGIGKIVQDGLVFRQNFSIRSYEIGADRMASIETLMNHLQETALNHVKCAGLLGDGFGSTPEMSKRNLIWVVTRMQVLVDRYPTWGDVVQVDTWVSASGKKGMRFDWRVRDAKNGETLTRASSVYVMMNKLTRRFSKIPEEVRAEIGPYFLNSDPVVDEDSRKLPKLDDNTADIVCKGLTPRWSDLDINQHVNNVKYIGWILESAPQPILESHELSSLTLEYRRECGRDSVLQSLTAISGASIGNLGNAGDVECQHLLRLDNGDEILRGRSEWRPKHAKNFGIVGHVPAENA